One window from the genome of Artemia franciscana unplaced genomic scaffold, ASM3288406v1 Scaffold_1968, whole genome shotgun sequence encodes:
- the LOC136042768 gene encoding interferon-induced very large GTPase 1-like, with the protein MSDLRSFGREATTLLQESPINRSSAADFLNRFSGNVELLSGSQFTPQDVLSNMSEDEIRQMLKDVVSELKETSSIIDAQNSPTDSSFISRLSSGLARYGVLYGADDSNLLLKAKAPLLRTPEEIELLGSSKPIVSRTIYSSSVEQSKDEVNRFIDTGWAIGGSVNLSLFSAGIKFVDKSYKSDCSSSNTKLESIVFHKLGIYPVGAFRIPSNQINLSSETEDALKRIETITEAEGFLQTFGSHYPSDIHHYGGIVHFLCEITAKESSSVSELAKKAEKEFAASLFCQGLGIGFKASASCQRKIENQQKQQNNEMQSTKDIHLIVYGPRAARSIPSLYEIIKKTPEEGIIIDRGELKYLIPVWTLLGNEFQHKAELIKNAWMNITKDTKSIEIQNLHFHYRAIGCEEAKKNMQPLAELRRQQKKKLSRRSSNSLKEETHNEVAKNIEETEEKSEIEAMTPFTSVEMDLSRQLRSKVPNRENIHTLLQQKFLEEDLVSAFTIDCPRDLNNISYRLLHRLELKYKNISTVKSKDSSDSEDDFYPKMKQTTKQKKYGISHLISMYSLRDKVSVLQLLLESRFAIPVFSKDTVELLRVTRRIEEDIFLGEDLNLPRIAVISQVKSFSFTGNILDRLFNLKTSFEDTEISGIEVGQGLVCLENNEGHSVNGDKYKKPCVVIHIRGDFDPYWKLFNDFIDYLVVEDIFTSESSNFSHFVSSYSHIQGLPRFNTVWIPSLRKAIVKNCHPFCLIEGSLDYFIEIQQNHQLGAVFRKATQTIHKHSMHSVFPLESSLEPDINTLRQMYMAVSKMDSLETYRSNVLILQKSFAKEGELTEKLNEFELVNDPGKRSEIQKKISKEKKFRLKNSIKKDSLINYFLKGLQKNDINHIILHLHVIDYAISVNIKESKIMGHLEQVVYQKTKNYLKSIQLPCKGPEYDNEVEFNRKELLSAKEKRNYALLSLRHLWREVSLFYSAGKCGDFEHLPYLAASCLIAGETLELYDGDANMLNVDWIGAIFNNLSSLLPQKRIFVLSVLGEQSSGKSTLLNTMFGISLTASIGQCTRGLTMTLVKTVNRKEYDYVLILDTEGVRSPEHKGSPGCAKRDNKIATLSILPSDAVILVIKGENDNALKDILPIVALAYKGSKLAEERGGMLSCKIFAAYNQVKCGQENRSKLLNIFTQLSATLVESFAKANSLEDLDVHTSVSFSQMFINEQDIRVFGSNTKGDPPSDIPNEEFSQQIIDFREYIHEQVVNQSGWSARKIESLDNYLFLVWECLKNSNFDLSFETVIDRHVYSEIEQTYQTLRKSYIITYEEQYDLIKDRCKKENSLNAEEPTTLRYIDEAVENLKVLMKPHTEKFEEEVNRILDQKKNQKFKTEYERKVEDTISRQTGQWRHKLEVFLRNQLLFDTKAGQYEKEMRDKIIGEFRKESLKDKTRKQLIEMFDTYFNIILRKAEEENPPLDVPYAVRKAYQKNHTIELLGVDLSSNKETNVGRNRPFLKRILKRSRKILDEIVKWSSQSEINEDKIEKAIAPIIASVTTGQKYYCDAAVDDVVGEVEKYLKRHGKKIDRDRRKKVHEFAYQLLVEIFLEIQEKWEQENSVYKRFLSMKEVMQGICLDVANGLDEVDLMASRFEDFFIRHTNKAFHKEVEEKVMVNLKKKCWPQYPKYVQGHMDLYLIEEVESKGIDEVLYQIQNTSSLKKLTTSRLIGFEIEAVIETLNWNNFKDNLENCLRNIYEMGSEDAKTGLKSFQLHELFKSLRIFESTYFTDELTREKNAFGWTELDKLSVHFDQRHINAMIETFSKSDGTLKISNIIDSVWVQLQDNIHFEAAFCTTCPKLCPLCESPCFLEVSHNGLHDTFHQPRGLVGWRTIETKKLSDTACNTAPLDNVFVLNHGTSKEERWKYSEFSKKFSNWMQPDRTKPVSGYREYLMRRYNKEIAIHYKVNPSDISEIAESLEVVTNTIKRKVDFHKDFRKKTD; encoded by the coding sequence ATGAGTGACTTGAGAAGTTTTGGAAGAGAAGCTACTACTCTTCTTCAGGAATCCCCAATCAACCGTTCGTCTGCAGCGGATTTTCTGAATCgtttttcagggaatgttgagctCTTATCTGGTTCTCAATTTACACCGCAAGATGTTCTGTCAAATATGTCTGAAGATGAAATAAGACAGATGCTGAAAGATGTTGTTTCAGAGTTAAAAGAAACATCGTCGATAATAGATGCTCAAAACAGTCCTACTGACAGTTCTTTTATCTCCCGGCTTAGTTCTGGTCTTGCACGATATGGTGTTTTGTATGGTGCAGACGACTCAAATTTGCTGCTAAAAGCAAAGGCGCCTTTACTTAGAACTCCAGAAGAAATTGAACTCCTCGGAAGTTCTAAACCAATTGTATCGAGAACCATCTATTCTAGCAGTGTAGAACAGTCGAAAGATGAAGTAAATAGATTTATAGACACTGGATGGGCCATTGGTGGTAGTGttaatttaagtttgttttcaGCTGGAATCAAATTTGTCGACAAGAGTTACAAGAGTGATTGTTCCTCAAGTAACACCAAGTTAGAAAGCATTGTTTTTCATAAGCTTGGAATTTATCCAGTGGGAGCCTTCAGAATTCCTTCCAATCAGATAAACTTAAGTAGTGAGACAGAAGATGCATTGAAGAGAATAGAGACAATTACGGAAGCAGAAGGCTTTCTTCAGACTTTTGGGTCCCATTATCCAAGCGATATTCATCATTACGGAGGCATAGTGCATTTTTTATGTGAAATCACAGCGAAAGAAAGCTCCTCTGTCTCTGAGTTAGCAAAAAAAGCAGAGAAGGAGTTTGCAGCCTCGTTATTTTGTCAAGGACTAGGAATAGGCTTTAAAGCAAGTGCCAGTTgccaaagaaaaattgaaaaccaGCAGAAACAGCAAAACAATGAAATGCAATCAACTAAGGACATACATCTGATTGTTTATGGACCTCGAGCAGCTCGTAGCATTCCATCATTATACGAAATCATCAAGAAAACACCTGAAGAAGGAATCATAATAGATAGAGGAGAACTAAAATATCTTATTCCAGTGTGGACTCTCCTTGGTAATGAGTTCCAACATAAAGCTGAACTGATTAAAAATGCTTGGATGAATATTACGAAAGATACAAAATCTATAGAGATACAAAACCTTCATTTCCATTATCGTGCTATTGGTTGTGAAGAGGCTAAGAAAAACATGCAGCCACTGGCTGAATTACGAAGAcaacaaaagaagaaactttCAAGAAGAAGCTCAAACTCTTTAAAAGAAGAAACTCATAATGAGGTTGCCAAGAACATAGAAGAGACTGAAGAAAAGAGTGAAATAGAGGCTATGACTCCTTTTACTAGTGTTGAAATGGACTTGAGTAGGCAGCTTAGATCGAAAGTACCAAACAGAGAAAATATCCACACTTTGTTACAGCAAAAATTTCTAGAGGAAGATTTAGTTAGTGCATTCACCATTGATTGTCCTCGTGActtaaataatatttcttacAGACTGCTTCACCGTCTCGAACTAAAGTATAAGAATATCTCTACTGTAAAATCGAAAGATTCTTCAGATTCTGAGGATGACTTTTATCCCAAAATGAAACagacaacaaaacaaaaaaaatatggtatatCCCATCTTATCAGCATGTATTCACTTAGAGATAAAGTAAGTGTTTTGCAACTTCTTCTTGAATCTAGATTCGCTATTCCAGTGTTTTCTAAGGACACTGTAGAATTACTTAGGGTCACGCGAAGAATAGAAGAAGATATATTCCTTGGAGAAGACCTGAACTTGCCACGAATTGCAGTGATAAGTcaagtaaaaagttttagtttcactGGAAATATTTTGGATCgtctttttaatttgaaaacatCTTTTGAGGATACTGAGATATCAGGCATAGAGGTTGGACAAGGCTTAGTTTGCTTGGAAAACAATGAAGGGCATTCTGTTAATGGGGACAAATATAAGAAACCCTGTGTTGTCATACATATTCGGGGTGATTTTGATCCATATTGGAAACTTTTTAATGATTTCATCGACTACTTAGTTGTTGAGGACATTTTTACATCTGAATCAAGTAATTTCTCACATTTTGTGAGCTCATATTCTCACATCCAAGGACTACCAAGATTCAATACAGTATGGATTCCTAGTTTACGAAAAGCTATTGTTAAAAATTGTCATCCCTTTTGTCTTATTGAAGGCTCCttagattattttattgaaatccaGCAGAACCACCAATTAGGAGCCGTGTTTCGCAAGGCTACACAAACAATACACAAACACTCAATGCATTCAGTATTTCCTCTTGAAAGTTCTCTTGAGCCTGACATCAATACCCTACGACAAATGTATATGGCTGTTTCTAAAATGGATAGCTTAGAAACCTATAGGTCAAACGTACTGATATTGCAAAAGAGTTTTGCAAAAGAAGGAGAATtgacagaaaaattaaatgaatttgaACTTGTCAATGACCCAGGTAAGCGTTCAgagatacagaaaaaaatatccaaagaaaaaaaattccgctTGAAGAACAGTATCAAAAAAGACTCACTTATCAATTATTTCCTAAAAGGACTCCAAAAGAATGATATCAACCATATTATCCTTCATCTTCACGTTATTGATTATGCCATTTCAGTGAATATCAAAGAATCTAAAATTATGGGTCATCTAGAACAAGTAGTGTATcagaaaacaaagaattatttgaaaagtatACAATTACCTTGCAAGGGCCCTGAATATGATAATGAGGTAGAATTTAACAGGAAAGAGCTTCTTAGTGCAAAAGAGAAACGTAACTATGCTCTTCTTTCACTTCGTCACTTATGGAGAgaagtttcattgttttattcaGCTGGAAAATGTGGAGATTTCGAACATTTGCCATACTTGGCTGCGTCTTGTTTGATAGCAGGTGAAACTTTAGAACTCTATGATGGAGACGCAAACATGCTCAATGTTGATTGGATTGGtgcaatatttaataatttgagCTCATTACTTCCACAAAAGAGAATCTTTGTGTTATCTGTGTTGGGAGAACAAAGTAGCGGGAAATCAACATTGTTAAACACAATGTTTGGTATCAGTCTCACAGCCAGTATAGGTCAATGTACTAGAGGTCTTACAATGACTCTAGTAAAGACAGTAAACCGAAAAGAGTATGATTATGTGCTAATCTTAGACACAGAAGGTGTCCGGTCACCAGAACATAAGGGTTCTCCTGGGTGTGCGAAGCGAGATAATAAGATTGCGACTCTTTCTATTTTGCCGTCAGATGCTGTCATTCTCGTTATTAAAGGTGAAAACGACAATGCCTTAAAAGACATACTGCCTATTGTTGCACTTGCGTATAAAGGCTCTAAATTGGCAGAAGAACGAGGAGGCATGCTTAGCTGCAAAATTTTTGCAGCTTATAATCAGGTGAAATGTGGTCAAGAAAACAGGAGCaaacttttgaacatttttACACAACTATCCGCAACACTTGTTGAATCTTTTGCAAAAGCAAATTCACTAGAGGATTTAGATGTGCATACATCTGTTAGCTTTTCACAGATGTTCATCAATGAACAAGATATACGTGTATTCGGATCTAATACAAAAGGGGATCCACCAAGTGATATCCCAAATGAAGAGTTTAGCCAGCAAATTATTGATTTTCGAGAGTATATCCATGAGCAGGTTGTTAATCAGTCTGGATGGAGTGCTCGAAAAATTGAAAGTCTggataattatttgtttttagtttgggAATGCTTGAAAAACTCTAATTTTGACCTGTCTTTCGAAACGGTCATCGACAGACACGTTTATTCTGAAATCGAGCAAACGTATCAGACTCTAAGAAAATCATATATCATAACCTATGAAGAACAGTATGATTTAATAAAGGACAGATGtaagaaagaaaattctttgaaTGCAGAAGAGCCGACGACCTTAAGATATATAGATGAAGCGGTGGAAAATCTTAAGGTGCTTATGAAGCCGCATACTGAAAAATTCGAAGAAGAGGTAAATAGAATTTTAGAccaaaaaaagaaccaaaagtTTAAGACTGAATATGAGAGAAAGGTGGAAGACACTATCTCGCGTCAAACAGGTCAATGGCGCCATAAACTAGAAGTATTCTTGAGGAATCAACTTCTTTTTGACACAAAGGCTGGAcaatatgaaaaagaaatgagGGACAAAATAATAGGAGAATTTAGAAAGGAAAGTCTTAAAGACAAAACAAGGAAACAGTTAATAGAAATGTTTGAcacatattttaatataattcttCGAAAAGCAGAGGAAGAAAACCCTCCTTTAGATGTTCCATATGCTGTTCGAAAGGCTTACCAGAAGAATCACACGATTGAGTTACTAGGAGTTGACCTCTCATCTAACAAAGAAACTAATGTTGGGCGAAATAGGCCTTTCTTGAAGAGAATATTGAAACGAAGTCGTAAAATATTGGATGAAATTGTTAAATGGTCATCTCAGAGTGAAATTAATGaggacaaaattgaaaaagccaTTGCTCCAATTATAGCTAGCGTTACAACCGGACAGAAATACTATTGTGATGCAGCTGTGGACGATGTCGTTGGAGAAGTGGAAAAGTATCTCAAACGTCATGGCAAAAAAATTGATAgagacagaagaaaaaaagttcatGAATTTGCTTACCAGCTATTAgtagaaatatttttagaaatccaAGAAAAGTGGGAACAAGAAAATTCCGTTTACAAGCGCTTCCTTTCAATGAAAGAGGTTATGCAAGGAATTTGTCTGGACGTTGCAAATGGTTTGGATGAAGTGGACTTAATGGCATCAAGATTTGAGGACTTTTTTATAAGACACACAAATAAAGCTTTTCACAAGGAAGTAGAAGAAAAGGTGATGgtcaacttaaaaaagaaatgctGGCCTCAGTATCCAAAATATGTTCAAGGTCATATGGATTTATATCTAATTGAAGAAGTTGAGTCAAAAGGTATTGATGAAGTCTTGtatcaaatacaaaatacaagtTCTTTGAAAAAGCTCACGACTAGTAGACTAATTGGGTTTGAAATTGAGGCAGTCATTGAAACActaaattggaataatttcaagGATAATCTTGAGAATTGTTTAAGAaacatatatgaaatgggttcaGAGGATGCAAAAACGGGATTAAAATCTTTTCAGCTTCATGAGCTTTTCAAGTCACTAAGAATCTTTGAGAGCACATATTTTACTGATGAGTTGACAAGAGAAAAGAATGCTTTCGGCTGGACAGAATTGGACAAATTGTCTGTTCATTTCGATCAGCGCCACATTAATGCCATgatagaaacattttcaaagtcTGATGGAACCTTAAAGATTAGCAATATCATTGATAGTGTTTGGGTACAACTTCAGGACAATATTCATTTTGAAGCAGCTTTTTGCACTACATGTCCAAAGCTATGTCCTCTTTGTGAAAGTCCTTGCTTTCTCGAAGTCTCTCACAATGGTCTTCATGACACTTTTCATCAGCCAAGGGGTCTAGTAGGTTGGCGCACTATAGAAACCAAGAAATTATCTGACACTGCTTGTAATACCGCTCCTCTTGATAATGTTTTCGTTCTAAATCACGGGACATCAAAAGAAGAAAGATGGAAATATTCggaattttcaaagaaattcagTAATTGGATGCAACCTGATAGAACTAAGCCTGTGTCAGGTTATCGGGAATACTTAATGCGGAGATATAACAAGGAAATTGCAATTCACTATAAAGTAAATCCATCTGACATATCAGAGATTGCTGAAAGTCTTGAAGTTGTCACaaacacaattaaaagaaaGGTAGACTTCCACAAAGATTTTCGAAAGAAAACTgactaa